Proteins from a single region of Rhea pennata isolate bPtePen1 chromosome 6, bPtePen1.pri, whole genome shotgun sequence:
- the GAD1 gene encoding glutamate decarboxylase 1 has product MASSAPSSSNDAPDPTPTNLRPTTYDTWCGVAHGCTRKIGLKICGFLQRTNSLEDKGRIVSSLKERQSSKSLLACENSEREARFRRTETDFSNLYARDLLPAKNGEEQTMQFLLEVVDILLNYVRKTFDRSTKVLDFHHPHQLLEGMEGFNLELSDNPESLEQILVDCRDTLKYGVRTGHPRFFNQLSTGLDIIGLAGEWLTSTANTNMFTYEIAPVFVLMEQITLRKMREIIGWSNKDGDGIFSPGGAISNMYSIMAARYKYFPEVKTKGMAAVPKLVLFTSEHSHYSIKKAGAALGFGTDNVILIKCNERGKIIPADLEAKILEAKQKGYVPLFVNATAGTTVYGAFDPIQEIADICEKYNLWLHVDAAWGGGLLMSRKHRHKLNGIERANSVTWNPHKMMGVLLQCSAILIREKGILQGCNQMCAGYLFQQDKQYDISYDTGDKAIQCGRHVDIFKFWLMWKAKGTVGFENQINKCLELAEYLFTKIKNREEFEMVFEGEPEHTNVCFWYIPPSLRGMPDCEERREKLHRVAPKIKALMMESGTTMVGYQPQGDKVNFFRMVISNPAATKSDIDFLIEEIERLGQEL; this is encoded by the exons ATGGCTTCCTCCGCTCCTTCGTCCTCCAACGACGCTCCGGACCCCACCCCAACTAATTTGCGACCCAcaa CTTACGACACGTGGTGCGGCGTGGCCCACGGGTGCACCCGGAAAATCGGCCTCAAGATATGCG GCTTCCTGCAGAGGACCAACAGCCTGGAAGACAAGGGTCGGATCGTGAGCTCTCTGAAGGAAAGGCAGTCCTCCAAGAGCCTGCTGGCCTGCGAGAACAGCGAGAGGGAAGCCAGGTTCAGGCGGACAGAGACGGACTTCTCCAATCTGTATGCTAGAG ATTTGCTGCCAGCCAAGAATGGCGAGGAGCAGACCATGCAGTTCCTGCTGGAGGTCGTCGACATTCTCCTCAACTACGTGAGGAAGACATTTGACAGGTCCACCAAAGTGCTGGACTTCCACCACCCGCACCAGCTGCTGGAGGGCATGGAGGGCTTCAACCTGGAGCTCTCGGACAACCCCGAGTCTCTGGAGCAGATCCTGGTGGACTGCCGGGACACGCTCAAGTACGGCGTGAGGACAG GTCACCCCCGCTTCTTCAACCAGCTCTCCACGGGACTGGATATCATCGGCCTGGCTGGCGAGTGGCTGACATCAACGGCCAACACCAACAT GTTTACGTATGAAATTGCCCCTGTTTTTGTCCTCATGGAGCAAATAACACTTCGGAAGATGAGAGAGATTATTGGATGGTCAAACAAAGATGGTGATGGAATATTCTCACCTG GAGGAGCTATCTCCAATATGTACAGCATAATGGCTGCACGCTACAAGTATTTCCCTGAAGTCAAAACCAAAGGCATGGCTGCAGTCCCTAAACTGGTTCTCTTTACCTCAGAACAT AGTCACTACTCTATAAAGAAAGCTGGAGCTGCACTTGGGTTTGGAACAGACAATGTGATTTTGATAAAATGTAATGAAAG AGGCAAAATAATACCAGCTGATTTAGAGGCCAAAATTttggaagcaaaacaaaag gGATACGTTCCTCTTTTTGTAAATGCAACTGCAGGCACAACAGTATATGGAGCCTTTGATCCAATACAGGAGATTGCAGatatatgtgaaaaatataACCTCTGGCTCCACGTAGAT gcTGCTTGGGGAGGTGGACTCTTAATGTCCCGAAAGCACCGTCATAAACTGAACGGAATAGAAAG AGCAAACTCGGTCACTTGGAATCCACACAAGATGATGGGAGTGTTGTTACAATGTTCTGCCATTCTTATCCGGGAGAAG GGTATACTTCAAGGTTGCAATCAAATGTGTGCAGGATATCTTTTCCAGCAAGATAAACAGTACGATATATCCTATGACACTGGAGATAAGGCAATACAATGTGGGCGACACGTGGACATTTTCAAATTCTGGTTGATGTGGAAGGCAAAG GGTACAGTAGGATTTGAAAACCAGATCAACAAATGCTTGGAACTGGCAGAATATCTCTTTACTAAAatcaaaaacagagaagaatttgAGATGGTTTTTGAAGGAGAG CCTGAGCACACAAATGTATGTTTTTGGTATATTCCGCCAAGTCTCAGGGGCATGCCAGACTGcgaggagagaagagaaaagttACACAGG GTGGCACCGAAAATCAAAGCACTGATGATGGAGTCAGGTACTACCATGGTTGGATATCAGCCTCAGGGAGATAAAGTCAACTTCTTCCGAATGGTCATCTCAAACCCAGCAGCAACTAAGTCTGACATTGACTTCCTCATTGAGGAAATAGAGAGACTGGGGCAGGAGCTGTAG